From the Quercus lobata isolate SW786 chromosome 6, ValleyOak3.0 Primary Assembly, whole genome shotgun sequence genome, one window contains:
- the LOC115950069 gene encoding uncharacterized protein LOC115950069, producing the protein MFVARLLAEDANSGTKKAKIDIRPMLGFSDEDKIETIQPHDDALVVTLRIGGYDVKRVLVDQGSGAEIMYPDLFKGLNLRFKDLTAYNSPLVSFDGKTVIPKGQFKLPIQTSPKVIEVDFIMVDAYSLYKAIVAKP; encoded by the coding sequence ATGTTTGTGGCTCGGTTGCTTGCCGAGGACGCTAATTCCGGAACAAAGAAGGCTAAAATAGACATTCGGCCAATGTTGGGTTTTTCGGATGAGGATAAAATTGAaaccatacagccccatgatgatgctttggtggtcacaCTCAGGATTggggggtatgatgtgaagagggtgCTAGTGGACCAGGGTAGTGGTGCTGAAATTATGTACCCCGACCTATTCAAGGGACTGAATTTGAGATTCAAAGACTTAACAGCCTACAATTCTcctttggtgagttttgatGGGAAGACCGTCATTCCAAAGGGTCAATTCAAATTGCCCATACAGACGAGTCCAAAAGTGATAGAGGTAGATTTCATTATGGTGGACGCTTATTCCCTGTACAAGGCCATTGTGGCCAAACCTTAG